GCCCCCAGGATCGTGTGAAGGCGCTCTTCCTTACTCAGCGGTCGGGACATTGCGGAGCGCCGTTCTGCAAGGCGGCGAACGCAGTTCTCAACGATGATGACAGCCGCATCCACGATCAACCCGAAGTCAATGGCGCCCAGGCTCATCAGGTTGGCCGAAATCCCAAAAACCCTCATCCCAATGATCGCGATCAACATCGCAATCGGAATGACCGAGGAGACAATCAATCCGGCCCGGGCCTGGAGAAGGAACAGGAGCAGGATGAAGACGACCAGTGTCCCGCCTTCGATGAGGTTCGTCACCGCTGTGCGAATGGTCCTGTCGACAAGTTTTGTGCGATCGTAGTAGGGGACAATCTTGACGCCGGGCGGCATCGCATGCTGCAAAGCGCCGATTTTTTCTGCAATGGCCTTAGTGACTGCTCGACTGTTCTCCCCTTTGAGCAGCATCGCAATTCCCATCACGGTCTCCCCGTTTCCGTTCCGCGTGGCGGCTCCCTGGCGGACGGGCGATCCCAGGCCCACTGTGGCAAGGTCTCGGATATAGACCGGGACACCTCGGGGGCTGGCGACCACGATGTTTGCGATGTCGTCGATGTTCTGGATTAAACCGATCCCCCGGAGGAGTTGTTGCTCCGACCCGCGTTCCAGGTATCCGCCACCCGCGTTCATGTTGTTTTGTTCCAGCGCTGCAATCACCTGATGCACGGAGAGGCCGTAACTGACCAGTTTGTTCGGGTCGATCAAAACTTCGTATTGTTTTTGCAGTCCACCGAAGCTGTTCACTTCGATCACCCCGGGCACGGTCCGTAGCTGAGGTTTGATGAACCAGTCCAGGAGGGTGCGCAACTCCATAGGGGAATGATGTGCCTCTGACTCGACCGTAAACTGATAGATCTCCCCCAGGCCGGTGCTGATGGGGGCGAGTTCGGGGACCACCCCCGGAGGCAGCGCGCGTTGCGCTTCAATCAGCCGCTCCAGCACCAATTGACGCGCCCAGTAAATGTCCACGTTGTCATGAAACGTCACGGTCACCTGGGACAAACCAAACTGAGAAACAGACCGGATTCCCTCCTTCCGGGGAAGGCTGCTCAAGGCCACTTCCAGGGGCAACGTGACGTACTTCTCCATCTCCAGCGGTGCAAACGCCGGAGCCACGGTATTGATTTGGACCTGGTTCGAGGTAATGTCGGGCACCGCATCAATGGGCAGGGAACGACCCATATAGAGCCCGATTCCAATGGTCGCCAGGCCAAGAATAAGAATGAGAATGCGCCACTGAATGCTGAAGCGAAGAATGCGTTCGATCACGGCGGCCTGCCTCCTTTCCCGCGACTACTCGCTCGATATCTGGCCTCTCAGAATTGTCGATTTCAGATAGAAGCTCCCTTTTGACACCACCTTCTCCCCCGCTTTCACGCCTTGGAGGATCTCGACCCACTGAGATGTTCTCGTGCCCAGGCGAAGGGGACGCTTCTCAAAGGTGGTCTCATTGCGCTGAACAAAGGCGACCGCCTCCCCATTAATTTCCTGCAAGGCCTCGATCGGGATCGCCACAGCCGCACGCGCCTGTTCCGTTGGAATCTCTACCGAAGCAAACATCTCCAGTTTCAGGCGTCCATTCGGATTGGCCACGACACACCGGGCTTTGGCAGTGCGGGATGCCGGGTCGATGGAATCACTGACGTTGGTGAGGGATCCCGGGAACACCTCATTCGGGTACGAGGAGACTCGCACCTGGCACCGGCTCCCGGTTCGCACCAATCCCAGGTCTTTCTCATAAACATCGGCTAAAATCCACACCGAGCTGATGTCGGCGAGTGTCAGTATTTCCCGGTCTCGATCGACCACCGTTCCAATCGATGCGCTGCACTGGGTAATGACGCCGCCAAAGGGCGCACGAATCGTGGAGGCCGATGCCGTCGGTCGCATCCCACTGGACGCAGTCATTGATTCGAGCTCTTGAGTCCCCATCCCCATTCGGCGGACTTTCATCTCAACTTGGGAAAGCGCTGCCATTTGTCCTGTCACGGCAGCCTTTGCCTCTTCCCACTCCGCCTCTCGAAGCTCGAATTCACGTTGGGAAATCGCCCGGACTTCAATCAGGGTCTTCGCTCGCACAAAGGATTGCTCTGCGGTCCGTTCTTGGGCTTTAAGTTTTCCGAGTCCGCTTCGAAGAGTCAGGTAATCGCCCACAAGTTCGCCGAGCTCAATGTTGTCGTATAAGACGAGGGGTTGTCCCGGGGTGACCCGGTCTCCCAGGCGGACGTATAGTTTCTCTACGACGCCTCGGGCCAGGGGAAGTACATGCGCGATGCGGGCCTGGTCGGCGGAAACAATGCCGGTCGTCTGCAAGGCGTTTGCTATGGGAACCGACCGGATTTCCTCGACAACAAGCCCTGCGTTCCGTTGGGATTCAAGGCTCAACTCCGCCACATTCGGATTGACAGTTTCCACCGGTTCAGTAGGCTTTGGTCCCCCTCGGTAGCGGATCACTGTGACAAGAACCGCTGCCGCGATGACTACCACAAGAATAGGAATCCATTTTTTCATGGCTTAAACTCCTATTGGAAAGATCCTTGCGTCGAATTTGCAGGGCTGCGCTCCTGCGATTTGGCACGACTCCCGGCAGTCCGACTGCACACTCCGACGGGTCATGTGAAATCGAACGGGCTCCGGCACAATCGATTATTAAAAGGATGAAAGCAGGAAATGCGTCTAGGAAAGTCGCGGAGGGTGATAAGGATGAGGGGTAAAGCCGGCCAGGGCTTCGAACCTTACGGGAGCCGCCGGGATCCTAACGGAATCCAAAATGACCAGAGAAGGTGGACTTTGAGGACGGATTCGTGTGCTGCAGCAATAACAATCTTCATCCGGGTCCGAGGGATCAAGCGCAGAAACATGGGTCGCAAGGCGCTCACTTGTCAGGTTTGTATTTGTCCCGAGGGGAGAACCGGTGGCGATAAGATGAACTTCATACGGACAGAATCCAGGGATCAGCAAGTCCGCAGCGCCATAAAGCAGCAGCATAACAGCCACGAGTCTTTTCAGAGGGCTCGAATTCATCGGATTAGGAAGGGCGAACTGTACCAAATCCGAGCCGTGGAGTCAACAAAAGGGCTGATTCATTGCCGTGCCCTTCGCGCGGACCGTCGGGCGGGGATGTGCCGGGGGGCTTGTCATGTGGTTCCATTTGCGCCCGAACATCCACCCCCTTTATTGGGGCACCAAAAGAAGGTCCGCGAATTTTTGGGGCCTGGTGTCAACAATCGATTCTGCTGCAAAACCCCCTGGGCTCGATCTGTGGAAAAATAAATCGCGTTTAGAAAGCCTACAATGCATTTCCATCGTGTTGGGATACATTTGTGGTCCCCCGAAAAATTGCATTTTTCAAACAACAGGGGGTTTTGCAGCAGAATCAACAATCCACGATCCCACTTATGACCGCATGTGTGCGGGAGCCCGCTTCAGCGGGCTTGATTACGTACAGCCCGCCGGTTTACCGGCGGGGAAGCCCGCCCCCATTGCTCCCTCACCCCGATTCATCGGGGTTGAGCTTTGATTGCGGTCGGCCGTTAACGACCGACCCAACGAATACCCCCGATCTGAAATTTTGAGGGTGAAAAGGCCTGATTAAGCCCTAAAAACACCCGATTTTTGAGATTATCCCCACCTCGTTATTACAACTTAGCTTGGTCTGATATACATCTCAAAGTTGTGGAAGAAAGTTTATCGCTTTTGGGCAAAGGAAATCCCATGAACAGCGTATCATGTCGGCCAGCACCGGGAGGATAGGGCCACGCTGAAGAGCGACCTGAGCGCCACGGTGCTGG
This genomic stretch from Terriglobia bacterium harbors:
- a CDS encoding efflux RND transporter periplasmic adaptor subunit, whose protein sequence is MKKWIPILVVVIAAAVLVTVIRYRGGPKPTEPVETVNPNVAELSLESQRNAGLVVEEIRSVPIANALQTTGIVSADQARIAHVLPLARGVVEKLYVRLGDRVTPGQPLVLYDNIELGELVGDYLTLRSGLGKLKAQERTAEQSFVRAKTLIEVRAISQREFELREAEWEEAKAAVTGQMAALSQVEMKVRRMGMGTQELESMTASSGMRPTASASTIRAPFGGVITQCSASIGTVVDRDREILTLADISSVWILADVYEKDLGLVRTGSRCQVRVSSYPNEVFPGSLTNVSDSIDPASRTAKARCVVANPNGRLKLEMFASVEIPTEQARAAVAIPIEALQEINGEAVAFVQRNETTFEKRPLRLGTRTSQWVEILQGVKAGEKVVSKGSFYLKSTILRGQISSE